ATGGTATTGCTTTGAAGTTTTGTAAACCACAGAATGAAGCGAACAAGGCCTTAAAGCCAGCTTCATGTGTACTAGAAAATGTGTCACACCTGGAAAAGATCAGTTAGGCTGATGTGATTCCTGCTAGTTAAAAACATTATATTTAACAAGAAACAGCATGACTTATTCATCTCTGTCAGAGCGAGCAGTTGCTCTCTATTCCCTTTGTGTTTGGAGGCATCCTAtactgcagctgctttccccaAGATGAATAGTTCAAACCACCAAAATGCTTTCTCGTCAGCCAGATTAAATATTGACGTGGTGTTAGTCCTGGGTGGGATACTCTGTTCGCTTATTTGACAGCAAATCACTTGTTAACTACCTAAAATTTGACTCAAAAAACATCTGCCCCATGTCCCATAATGCAATATGGTCTCGATGGTACTGCTGTCATACTGTTAGCCTTTGTAGGACTTCTGAGTGTCTGCTATCTTTCACCCATAAGATATGTTGCTGTATcagaaaattgagaaaaatttTGCCAACTGTTCTGTTCTTCTGTATAAATTACTAAAAGCTATTTGTCTCTTCTTGTGTGACTGAAAGCTAACAAAATAGGTAGTTTATTCTATCAAAAAGCTCgtattttctaaaaatgaacTCCTCTGAGAAGGTATGGAGAATGCTGTAGTCAGTTGTCAACAACTAGAAAAATCCAATTTAGAACGAGTTCTTTAAATACACTATAGCAAATATAATTAAACTCATTCACTTCTGGAAATGTGTTATCTTATTAATTCCTagcatgtttttcttccttttctagcTTGAGACTTTGCGTAATGAATACCAATGACAATGaagtgatttttctcttttcatgtgGGTTTCTtggatgttttggtttttgttgagCTAAAAATCACATAGTTCAGATAGgaaataataaagaatttctttctaaggTGGTCTTTAAAcatatctgtctgtctgtgagGATAAGATTTGatcagttttgcttttaagaTGTGAGACCATCTTTACTccagttgttttaaaaaaatcaacccaaCATTTACTTTCACTGCAGTATTTCCATAGCAAGGGCAAGTTACTGAGAAGtagcagagaaataaattttacagCTATAAGAATCTTTTCTACATTTCTACACTTCTTAGCAGAACTCAGTTTGTCAGAAGatgggcttttttctttgtgttttgcatACTTGAGACAGTCTTTTTCTCTATTGCtagatgttttttttcttgtttgtatgACCCTTTTGAGTAGTGCTGTCGTATTTGGGTTGCTCTGTGTCATGGAAACTGCTCCTATTAGTGTCCTTCCCAGTGCAGTATAGGGATAAAGAGCCTCTTGAAATTTCTTGTTATACAGAAAGATGAAATCTGTGAGACTACATTCTACCAAACGCAGACAGGGTTAGCCATTTACATTCACATGCTTAAGGGATGTATCCTTTTCCTGTCTTCTCAAACTTTAGTGGAGGTACAAGAGCCCCTTCCTCATTGTACACGTATAGTGTAAAACTTCAGAAGTATTCTGTTCTTACATAGTgtgaaaattttacttttatatgGAATTACTAGTGATGACCCTGATTGTGTTGATGAATTGGCATCACTTACTAGCTGAAGAAACCAACCCCTTCCGTTCCACTTGGGTTTCTTCTATAGGTAGAATAGCTTACCATAGTCTAGACAGTGTGCTACGGTGCAGGACAGCTATTTTCTGCCGTGTAGCAGAAGAATGTCTTGTGCTTTGCCTGAGAAACTGTATTCTTGGTAAGCTTTTTTCCACAATTTtgacttttcctttctgaaaccAAAATTCTACGTTAACTCTTGACAGACACCGTGGGAAGGAGGCTTATTTAAACTACGGATGCTTTTCAAGGATGACTACCCTTCTTCACCCCCTAAATGTAAGTAAAATTACCACAGGTAATTAAAAATCACAGGTTTATTAGAACAGTGTTGAATTAATCCATGAGGTTCTTAAAAATGGTTATTACTTTCTTACAGTTTTGTTTgattatgttttggttttttttttcaagacacattgctttttcttttttccccacccacTTGCATTTCATCACAGAAAGTAGTGATGACATCAGCTAAGTGCTTGATATATCCAAattgggaggggagggagatTAGTTCCCTCAACGTTTGGCAAAAGCATTGCTTGAAATGCTCATTGCATTATCAGCTGTCCTTAGAAACTAATGTGTAGGCATGCTTAGACTAAATCCCTATGTTCTTACTGTTAAGTTGGTCTTCTAAGCTGAGAACTCAGAAGACAGGAACTTGGAAAAAAGGGCTCTAGAACTTGAACCTTTTAATCAACTTGTTCTAAAATGTgaatctgttctttttctgctacCGTGTATAACTTAGTAGATCTTCAGATACTTAGTCTCCTTAAGTTTTTGAACTGAATTTTCCTTATACCATCTCAAACTTCACCTATTATAGAAACTTGGAAACATCTATTGCATTGCATAGTTTCTTGGTTCTTGAATTGGCTACCTTCTCAGATCAGTGACAGTGATTACAAATTGCTCTTTTGACAGCAATTCATCTCTCATCACATTAGCATATTTCAGCTCTATCAGCTCCTGGCTACTCCTTTTGTTCGATACCACCTGAATACATGTAACACAGGGGCAAACATCTCTGGTAACTGAAACCATTTCAcgttattttcttgaaaaataccAGTTTTCACATCCtgacagtgttaaaggaatTGTCATGCTTTATAATAAGATGTTTGTGTGACTGATAAAACTCCCGACCAGTGCAGTTTCTGAAGTACCATTGAACTTCATAGGGCAGCAAGACTGTTATGTCTTGTGAATATTTGCAGTGTCAGATGGATGAGGAAACTGCACTAATGTGTAGATATTTCATGTATTGCAAAGGGAGTGTTCATTACTTCACTGAAGCCTTCAGTTAGTCTTGTAATTTAAACTTGGTTCCTTTTGTTCGGTGCATCTTGATTATACATAGGAAaatatgaaactgaaaaaaatactaagaaTTTAAATCTTCTTTGTATGAaacctttattattttaaagtgaagagagaaaagagacgAGTAAAGGGTAGTATCTTTCCTTTACGTAGTAGTATGTAATGCTGAAAAGacagaattgtttttaaaaggtcTTTATCACAAAGCTACCATGAATCACTTTGTCTGTTTCCATTCCTAAACCAAAAGATTACTAGTCAAAAAGACAATGTTGGATTGCCTGGATTGATATCACAAATGTGATGGGGCTTCTGGTTTAAGTGCGGGCTGAGCCAAGAAGAAAACTGGTATTAATAGCTCCAGAAATTGGTGGGGTTTTATGTGGGGGTCTTTTGCCAGTGTtggtttgggaatttttggattttgttttcccccagCTGATCGAACCCAACTCTCTGATCTTCATCTTAGCACTGTATGCAAgtaatttcctcttctttatCAGGTAAATTTGAACCACCGTTATTCCACCCAAATGTGTATCCTTCAGGCACCGTGTGTCTCTCCATCTTAGAGGAGGATAAGGACTGGCGGCCAGCAATCACAATTAAACAGGTCATTAGTTGTACTTAGACATGTTCTTAAtacttttgctttgcttgcttaTCTGATGCAAATATAAGATGTTCACTGTGTGTACCTAAATTGGCTTTTAAGGGTTTTTCCACTGAATCTCTATTAGTAATACCCATAGTATATGCCTGTTCCTTTTTCCATAGATCTTGTTAGGCATACAAGAACTTCTAAATGAACCAAATATTCAAGACCCAGCTCAAGCAGAGGCTTACACAATTTACTGGTAAGTGTCTTTGCATATGAGCCTGAGAGCTGTCATATTGCTTACAGGTCTCTGTTACTTGTAGTGTAACATGCAAATGTTTTTACATTGATTACTGTATTCTGTGGAGATGCCTAGATTGTGCTAAACTTGAACAAAATGGTAACTGCATGGCTGTTAGGTTAGTGGAGTTTTTAATAGCAAAGCAACAGCAGTGAGATGTGAAGACTCCTTATATCATGATTTTCATCCTGGTTGTAGACTAACAGTCCTTTCCCTTAAAGGCCAAATAGTAACAATGTGATGTAATGGTATCACCAGACtaggagaagaggagactgaatTAGGTGACAATTCACATTTGTCAGTATAGGAGTAACTTACTTCTGCCCAGTAGTGCATACCTGTAAGAACTTGTGCCTGAAGGACAAAGGAGAGCCGTGATCACTGTAGGAAACAGGGCATCTTGGGAAAAGTACATCTTCCAAGAAAGAGTAGGTTGAAAAGTACAGAGTGCCTGTAACTTTAGCAGAATGAAGTTTGCATTAATTAGGAAAAAGGGGTTAATTTGTGAGCCAAAGAGACTTCttgggtttctttgttttttgggtttttttggagttttttgtttgttagtttgtttgttttttttttttttttaggcttaGTCTTAAAAGTTTTCCCACCATTAAAAATGGATATCTGTTTTATAATCTTTaaggaagcaaaacattttaatcaaATGCTTTTGGCACTGGTAGCTAGTGAAATAATAACCAAGGTGGAATTGTGGAATTACAATCCTGGACAAGAGAGGCCTCCAGGAGAGTGCCAAgtttgaaaaataacattttatgtGACTGTACTTGCAATCTATGCTAAATATGGTTTTTTATAGGGTCCTAGGGAAAAGGAAACATAGGGATAGATAGTGGGTTTTGCATTTAATTAATGCCTTCACtcagtattattttttaaagtacttaCTGAAGGCCTGATGTAGTTGAGTGCATGTGGAAGACGGTTAAGTGGCCACAGTTGTAGGAGCCAGGAATGATGAAGAAGGCCTCAATAATATACTTCTATATATGTATAGATAGtctgcattttattcttttaaatcaCCTCCCACGTGCATGTATGTACAAAACCATACAAGACTTGGCTAGTCTTGTTTCTGTTTAAAGTGCTTCCAGGGGAGGAAAATATCTGTTCAGCTTAAAATATTGCAGATTTTTGTTCCTTCAAGTATGTATAGTCTCCCATTTATGCTTTTTATGTCTTTTGGACATGCAGAGTATTTCAGATGGGTTATTCTGCAGTCTGAGAGTGTCTCTTGCTACTTAGTGAATATCTGGTAGAGGTTAAACAGAGCAGGATTGTGCGTGCATCTGTAATGTTGGCATAGTTGATAAATACTGCAGAAGATGCACCATTGTTTGCACAGAGGTCTTTCAGTCAAGTTGTTAAACTTTCAAGAATAAACATTCAGAATAAGAATACATATTCTCAGGATTCCTTTAGTAATGTCGTTCAGTAACTTTAGCACTCCTAAGGTGCTAGCCTACTTCCTCCTCTTTGCTGTAAGCATTCAGGGTCTCCTATGGAAGGCATTCTTCCGTGTGGATTCTATGGGTGCCAGACCTAATAGCTAGGCTATGTTCTCATGTGGCAGTGCAATATAACTTTGAGGAGAAAATGTAGAATAAAGTTTGAAAATGTCTTCATGAGAAGAGACCATCTTCAGTCTCTCTGCTATTAATTTCCCGTTGCACGTGAGCACAACTGGTTTCATTTCTTCCCCCAATCTGTCAAGTTTTGAGGATAtaatttgctgcctttttttttttctttcactgcagCAAGCCTTCATAGCTGAAAGTAAGTTAAATTTACTGTAAGGCTGTCTGCAAAATCTAGTCACTCTAAACTATCTCTGGCAGAAGAGTAATGGTTCAAAATTTTGTTTCGCTCAACTCACACTTCTGACAGGTAACACAGAATGGACAACTGAATGTAAATGAATGCTTTACTATGCTACTACTGTCCATTGTTGGCATAAGAACAGAAGACAAAGAACTTGGTCGGAGGCTTAGTAACTGGACATAGTTCCCTCATCAGTAGCAACTGTGCTACACTTAGCTGTGTTGAGCTAGCATTTTCCCCCAACTGAAGATTAGGATAAACCTAAACCTGTGAGTCAGGGTCTGTAGAGATAAAAGCTGAAATTACCACACCACTGTCATTCTCCTGTTTCTTGGGAGTGTTTCCATTCTCTCTCCAAAGCAGTAAAGATGATAATTTAAAACCATATGAAGTCCACCAGCTGTTAGTGAACTGCTCTCCTCACTTTGCACTGTTAGGGTACTGGAATTTGTTATTAATGACCTCAGGTCTTAATGTGAGTGGGGAGTAGAAAACTTCGGATGAACGAGGGAATGTTTGCACATGAGGTACAGTTGGTCTTGAGAAGAGCAGGTGCAAACCTGTTCAAACAGACTGGTACAGTACAAAGTCAGTGCAATTATTTGACAACAGGTGATGGAAGTAACTAGTTGAACAGTACCATACTTGTCCAGAAAAGTCTTTAATTTATTGTAGTGTTCCGTGAATTGCTATCAAAAAGGTTTGCCTTTAGCAATgacttctgtttctcttctttatGAAACTAACTCTGTAATACAGCCTCTGATTTCTCCAGCTATAATGAGCCTTTATCTTTTCAGCCAAAACAGAGTGGAATATGAAAAGAGGGTTCGAGCACAAGCCAAGAAGTTTGCACCATCATAAGCATTTGTCACGCAGCATCTTAAAAAGGAAGGGATTGGTTTGGCAAGAACTTGTTTACAAAACTTTTGCAAAATGTAATGTTGCTATGTACAATTAATATCCACATAAGGGGAGGGGGTTGTATGTGTGCCATTTTCCATATTCGCCAGTTGTATACAGTTCTAAATTTGCTGAATTGCCCCCAGTTTTTTCATACAGGGTCTCTTCCTTCagtcttttgtatttttgattGTTATGTAaaacttgcttttattttaatattgatgTCAGTATTTCAACTGCTGTAAAATTATAAACTTTTATACTTCTATAAATTCACTAGTATCTCTAGTTACTTTGCTATCTGATGCAGGCATGCTTTAAAATGTTAGAACTATATTTAGCCTCTAGCTGgctgtatgaaaaaaaatcatgccctccacccccttccctccctgaatttgttttttctatcTTTCAGAAACTAGGTTGTTATTGCTTAAGAGCCTCTGAGATCCAAAGTTAGCCAGCATCCTTATTCTGCATCACTTTCTTTGTGTTTATATGGCATTCTGTCTGTGTTGCTGTTTAGAGTAAATAAACTGTTTATATAAAGggctttgtttcatttatcttcattaaaattattaaaagacTGCCATTTAAACGGCTCTGAACACGATTCAGTGCAAGTTCTGTTTTTAAAGGCCTGTGATGCTGCGTTTGCCTTTGGTTTAGATGTTGCCTTCATTTGTTTTGCCTGTCCCTGACCAGGAGCACGTATGTGGCCCATCCTTGGGCCATGTGTGGTAACTGCAGCAAGTCAATTCTGATCAGTTCCTCAAGCAGAGATCAGTTGCTTACTGTGCAAAATGGGATCAGCATACTGGTGTGACCATGTTAATATAAAAAACGTGAGCTTTAGACTGATATGAACAATAATAGAAGTTGTCCAAGGAATGCTGAGGATTTTCAATGGCGCTTGTTAATCggaaataattttgtgtctCTTTCCATATATTACTGCATATAGCTTCTAGGGAAAGGATGTGCTCTATGCAATTACAGTTTCCttctgtaaaggaaatatgTTAAATTATGTAAGTTATTTTCATGTGTATCAAGCTGATATGCCCTCTATTAAActttcactgctttttaaattatatttttaagtcaaatcattctgcaaaacaaaaaatgtgaaaagctTTGTTCCATCTGAGCTTAGCTTCTTCAGTggttatattaaaaaaaggctACAGCTCACCACTTAAGTTAATATAAGTTATACAGCTCTGTTCCCAGATCTGTTTTGCTTGTCTACACTTGATTACTACAGCTTAATAATATAGAAGCATTCCCCCAAATTAGAATAGCTGACACGCTCACATGGTTCTCAGTCTTTTAAAAGTTATGTTGAATTGCTTTCTTGTCACTGTCTAAGAAATCCTTGCTAAAGCAGCACATTTGGGACAGATTTCATATGGGTGGGGAAGTTCttgaaaaaaccaaatcaaaggGAATGTCTCCTTATAGAATTAATTTACTTGtgcttcttgtttttaaaagggaaagtGAGTATTTGTACCacccaaactgctgctgttaCTAGCTCCAGTAGCGCTAGTATTTAATCCCTCTAGTAGTAGAGGGACAAGAGGAGAAAGTCCTGTGATGTGAAGAACTTTGATTTGTGAAGGTGAGTCTACAAATTGTCCTTAGTATCTCCAATTCTATTGAAAGATCACTAAAGTTTAGGTTTCAGTTGGGTGCTTGAAACTCCAAAGAGTattctatttaaatatatagaaaaaCAACTGCTAGCAGCTCATTTTCACTATACAAACTGGCAGGCATTGGGAAAAGTGACCTAAGATACTAATGCTGGTACGAGTCTTGTCTCAAAGCTTTAAGGGCCAGACAGTGTGTATTTCTGACTTGGTACAGTGCCACTTTGAGTGATGAAAATACACAGAGATAGCACTGATGAACCTGTGATGTGAAATTTTACAGTGCAGCTCTGAGTATGAAGTGCCAAAACCACTATTGTTGCTTAGGACTGTATCAGAGTAAATAAAATGAGCAATTAAAGTTCCTGAAAAGACATACTGAAATGTTAAAGCAATTCCAAtaagtgttttttccttttaggcTTAGCTCAGTTTATTCTAAATAGATGAAGTAGTTGAAATACATAGGGCAGGTTCAAGCCTGCAATAAGGCAAGAGACTCCCTCTGTGGTAGGTACCATGAACAGGGCAATAGCTTAGTCTTGTTTTCCCGTTGAAATATAGACCACAAGTTAAGAAAGTTTACCTAATATACTATTAGATAAAAATAATCCCCTATAAACATCTTTCCAGACACACTGATTAGAATACTGAGTTATTTTTTAACTTGTAACTAAGCTTCAAACTccttacaaaataatttaatgttcCATACTTacctaaaaattaaataagctAGAGCCTTCGTGCATAAAAATACCTACAAACCTGCACAGAGACTGATGTTTGCTAAGCACCAAGTTACAGGTGAACAAGACGCACTCAAGTATTCAcaagaaaatttctttataCGAGATGTTACAATTCTTTGGGAttgttggggatttttatttcttctggatTGCTCTCATCAGTGCTTTCACTGGCATCATCTGAATTGCTCACAGTGTCCTCAGAGTCTTCCTTCCTCGGTGCTAGActggaaacatttttcaagattataaaagcaaaataacttaTAGTAAGTAAAAGTATTacttaaattaaatttcattacCCTGAGGATATGACTGGCCTGTTGGGATTAGAATATTCTTTTTCTAAGTCAACATCAAACGGATCTGgaaaaagaaggtgaaaaaagCAATGGCTAGTTCACATCTTTCATAAGTTTACCATACTTGTTTGAAGAGAAACCGGGGGAGATGAGAAACCCAAGTGCTGCCTGCCCAGTTTAGGCTTTTCACTCTTTTCCCTCACCCCCTGCAAGGGTTCTGTAGCTCTTTAGAGGTGGTCAGATTGTATAAGTAGGTTTCTGAGGCTTTGGGTAAGAAAACACGGCTAAAGTTCTAAAACGGCTGTCTAAGTTAGCTGTCACTGTTAGATGTCCACTGAGAAGTGAATTACAGCTGCCCGGGTTTAGCTCTTGCTGAGTAAGGGTAGGGCTGGGCTTACTTTGGCTGAAGTAGCTGGGAAGAACTGTCAGAAAAGTCAAACAAGTCTTGGTTCTGCAGTTCAAGCAGAAAATACATAGGATTGTAGGTGGAAGCGTGCTTTAAGTGGCATAGCCATGTTGCCTCTTAAGAGCTGTCTTCAGCTTAATCTACCTAGTTAGGCTTCCACCA
This genomic window from Motacilla alba alba isolate MOTALB_02 chromosome 14, Motacilla_alba_V1.0_pri, whole genome shotgun sequence contains:
- the UBE2I gene encoding SUMO-conjugating enzyme UBC9; the protein is MSGIALSRLAQERKAWRKDHPFGFVAVPTKNPDGTMNLMNWECAIPGKKGTPWEGGLFKLRMLFKDDYPSSPPKCKFEPPLFHPNVYPSGTVCLSILEEDKDWRPAITIKQILLGIQELLNEPNIQDPAQAEAYTIYCQNRVEYEKRVRAQAKKFAPS